In Numida meleagris isolate 19003 breed g44 Domestic line chromosome 3, NumMel1.0, whole genome shotgun sequence, the following are encoded in one genomic region:
- the WTAP gene encoding pre-mRNA-splicing regulator WTAP isoform X1 encodes MTNEEPLPKKVRLSEADFKVLPRDELILRWKQYEAYVQALEGKYTDLNSNDVTGLRESEEKLKQQQQESARRENILVMRLATKEQEMQECTWASLRRAWLRLLYSPHQNQIQYLKQVQQPSVAQLRSTMVDPAINLFFLKMKGELEQTKDKLEQAQNELSAWKFTPDSQTGKKLMAKCRMLIQENQELGRQLSQGRIAQLEAELALQKKYSEELKSSQDELNDFIIQLDEEVEGMQSTILVLQQQLKETRQQLAQYQQQQSQASNPGTSRTPSSEPTEQGEAVGKDCSRLANGPSNGSSSHQRTSGPGFYREGSSTEDDFPASPGNGNKLSNHSEDRTGRGGGSYINQLSTGYESVDSPTGSENSLTHHSNDTDSNHDPQEEKTVSVKGNRTAGSRHVQNGLDSNVNVQGSVL; translated from the exons GTGGAAACAGTATGAAGCGTACGTGCAAGCTTTGGAGGGCAAGTACACAGACCTTAATT CTAATGATGTGACGGGATTGAGAGAATCTGAAGAGAAATtgaaacagcaacagcaagaaTCTGCCCgaagagaaaatattctggTCATGAGGCTGGCAACTAAAGAACAAGAGATGCAAGAGTGTACT TGGgcatcactgagaagagcctggctccgCCTTCTTTACTCCCCCCACCAG AATCAGATTCAGTACCTCAAGCAAGTCCAGCAGCCTAGCGTTGCCCAACTGCGATCAACAATGGTGGACCCAGCCATcaacttgtttttcctcaaaatgaaaGGTGAACTGGAACAGACTAAAGACAAACTGGAACAAGCCCAAAATGAACTGAGTGCCTGGAAATTTACGCCTGATag ccaAACAGGCAAAAAGTTAATGGCGAAGTGTCGAATGCTTATCCAGGAGAATCAAGAGCTTGGAAGGCAGCTGTCCCAAGGACGTATTGCACAGCTTGAGGCAGAGTTGGctttacagaagaaatataGTGAGGAACTTAAAAGCAGTCAGGATG AATTGAATGACTTCATCATCCAGCTTGATGAGGAGGTAGAGGGTATGCAGAGTACCATTCTAGTGCTTCAGCAGCAGTTGAAGGAGACTCGCCAGCAGTTGGCGCagtaccagcagcagcagtcccagGCCTCCAACCCAGGTACCAGCAGGACTCCATCTTCCGAGCCTAcagagcagggagaggctgTGGGTAAAGACTGCAGCCGCCTGGCTAACGGACCAAGCAATGGTAGCTCCTCCCATCAGCGGACGTCTGGGCCTGGATTTTATAGGGAGGGTAGCAGCACAGAAGATGACTTCCCGGCTTCTCCAGGGAACGGTAATAAGCTGTCCAACCACTCTGAAGATAGAACTGGTAGAGGAGGTGGTAGCTACATAAACCAACTCAGTACTGGGTATGAAAGTGTAGACTCTCCCACTGGCAGTGAAAACTCTCTCACTCACCATTCAAATGACACAGACTCCAATCATGATCctcaagaagagaaaacagtaagCGTGAAAGGTAACAGAACTGCGGGTTCTCGGCATGTCCAGAATGGTTTGGACTCCAATGTAAATGTGCAGGGTTCAgttttgtaa
- the WTAP gene encoding pre-mRNA-splicing regulator WTAP isoform X2: protein MTNEEPLPKKVRLSEADFKVLPRDELILRWKQYEAYVQALEGKYTDLNSNDVTGLRESEEKLKQQQQESARRENILVMRLATKEQEMQECTNQIQYLKQVQQPSVAQLRSTMVDPAINLFFLKMKGELEQTKDKLEQAQNELSAWKFTPDSQTGKKLMAKCRMLIQENQELGRQLSQGRIAQLEAELALQKKYSEELKSSQDELNDFIIQLDEEVEGMQSTILVLQQQLKETRQQLAQYQQQQSQASNPGTSRTPSSEPTEQGEAVGKDCSRLANGPSNGSSSHQRTSGPGFYREGSSTEDDFPASPGNGNKLSNHSEDRTGRGGGSYINQLSTGYESVDSPTGSENSLTHHSNDTDSNHDPQEEKTVSVKGNRTAGSRHVQNGLDSNVNVQGSVL, encoded by the exons GTGGAAACAGTATGAAGCGTACGTGCAAGCTTTGGAGGGCAAGTACACAGACCTTAATT CTAATGATGTGACGGGATTGAGAGAATCTGAAGAGAAATtgaaacagcaacagcaagaaTCTGCCCgaagagaaaatattctggTCATGAGGCTGGCAACTAAAGAACAAGAGATGCAAGAGTGTACT AATCAGATTCAGTACCTCAAGCAAGTCCAGCAGCCTAGCGTTGCCCAACTGCGATCAACAATGGTGGACCCAGCCATcaacttgtttttcctcaaaatgaaaGGTGAACTGGAACAGACTAAAGACAAACTGGAACAAGCCCAAAATGAACTGAGTGCCTGGAAATTTACGCCTGATag ccaAACAGGCAAAAAGTTAATGGCGAAGTGTCGAATGCTTATCCAGGAGAATCAAGAGCTTGGAAGGCAGCTGTCCCAAGGACGTATTGCACAGCTTGAGGCAGAGTTGGctttacagaagaaatataGTGAGGAACTTAAAAGCAGTCAGGATG AATTGAATGACTTCATCATCCAGCTTGATGAGGAGGTAGAGGGTATGCAGAGTACCATTCTAGTGCTTCAGCAGCAGTTGAAGGAGACTCGCCAGCAGTTGGCGCagtaccagcagcagcagtcccagGCCTCCAACCCAGGTACCAGCAGGACTCCATCTTCCGAGCCTAcagagcagggagaggctgTGGGTAAAGACTGCAGCCGCCTGGCTAACGGACCAAGCAATGGTAGCTCCTCCCATCAGCGGACGTCTGGGCCTGGATTTTATAGGGAGGGTAGCAGCACAGAAGATGACTTCCCGGCTTCTCCAGGGAACGGTAATAAGCTGTCCAACCACTCTGAAGATAGAACTGGTAGAGGAGGTGGTAGCTACATAAACCAACTCAGTACTGGGTATGAAAGTGTAGACTCTCCCACTGGCAGTGAAAACTCTCTCACTCACCATTCAAATGACACAGACTCCAATCATGATCctcaagaagagaaaacagtaagCGTGAAAGGTAACAGAACTGCGGGTTCTCGGCATGTCCAGAATGGTTTGGACTCCAATGTAAATGTGCAGGGTTCAgttttgtaa
- the SOD2 gene encoding superoxide dismutase [Mn], mitochondrial: MLCLWASVGRSRAALVAPLGCLVTRQKHTLPDLPYDYGALEPHISAEIMQLHHNKHHATYVNNLNVTEEKYKEALAKGDVTAQVSLQPALKFNGGGHINHTIFWTNLSPNGGGEPKGELMEAIKRDFGSFANFKEKLTAVSVGVQGSGWGWLGYNKEQGRLQIAACANQDPLQGTTGLIPLLGIDVWEHAYYLQYKNVRPDYLKAIWNVINWENVSSRYASCKK; encoded by the exons ATGTTGTGCCTCTGGGCCTCGGTGGGCAG AAGCAGGGCTGCGCTGGTAGCACCGTTGGGGTGCTTGGTCACAAGGCAGAAGCACACTCTGCCTGACCTGCCCTACGACTATGGTGCGCTGGAGCCCCACATCAGTGCAGAGATCATGCAACTGCACCACAACAAACACCACGCCACCTATGTGAACAACCTGAATGTTACGGAGGAGAAATACAAAGAGGCACTGGCAAAAG GTGATGTTACAGCTCAGGTGTCGCTTCAGCCTGCACTGAAGTTCAATGGTGGAGGTCATATCAATCATACCATCTTCTGGACAAATCTTTCTCCCAATGGAGGAGGAGAACCTAAAG gagaattgATGGAAGCCATCAAGCGTGACTTCGGTTCCTTCGCAAACTTCAAGGAGAAACTAACAGCTGTATCAGTTGGTGTTCAAGGAtcaggctggggctggcttgGTTATAATAAGGAGCAGGGACGTCTACAGATCGCAGCCTGTGCAAATCAAGACCCTTTGCAAGGAACAACAG GTCTCATTCCATTGCTGGGAATCGATGTATGGGAACATGCCTATTATCTTCAGTATAAAAATGTTCGACCTGACTATTTGAAAGCTATTTGGAACGTGATCAACTGGGAGAATGTATCTTCGAGATACGCATCTTGCAAAAAGTAG